One Mugil cephalus isolate CIBA_MC_2020 chromosome 12, CIBA_Mcephalus_1.1, whole genome shotgun sequence DNA segment encodes these proteins:
- the wnt6b gene encoding protein Wnt-6, translating into MTIRLSRIQLALFFILLCPVNIIGLWWAVGSPLVMDPNSICRKAKRLAGKQAELCQTQPEIVSEVAKGARLGVRECQYQFRYRRWNCTSHNKYFGKILQQDIRETAFVYAITAAGVTHAVTQACSMGDLLQCGCEATRNRAPPRPPSSSTSSSTSSSSLSSSSSSGEGVKWEWGGCGDDVEFGYEKSKQFMDAKRRRGKSDIRTLIDLHNNEAGRLAVKLYMRTECKCHGLSGSCTLRTCWKKMPHFREVGDRLLERFNGASKVMGGNDGKTLIPVGQNIKPPDKQDLIYSDESPDFCLANRKTGSLGTRGRMCNSTAMDISGCDLLCCERGYREETVVFEENCLCRFHWCCVVQCKKCLVRKELSLCH; encoded by the exons ATGACGATTCGTCTATCACGGATCCAACTGGCCCTCTTCTTTATCTTGCTTTGCCCGGTCAATATCATCGGACTCTGGTG GGCGGTGGGCAGTCCACTGGTCATGGACCCCAACAGCATTTGCAGGAAGGCGAAGCGTCTGGCGGGGAAGCAGGCTGAGCTCTGCCAGACTCAGCCAGAGATCGTCAGCGAGGTGGCCAAGGGAGCCAGGCTGGGTGTCAGGGAGTGCCAGTACCAGTTCAGGTATCGTCGGTGGAACTGCACCAGCCACAACAAATACTTTGGCAAAATACTGCAGCAAG ATATCCGGGAGACAGCATTCGTCTATGCCATCACAGCGGCTGGGGTGACACACGCTGTGACCCAGGCCTGCAGTATGGGAGACCTCCTGCAGTGTGGCTGTGAGGCCACCAGGAACAGAGCACCTCCCAGGCcaccatcctcctccacctcctcctccacctcttcctcctccctctcctcctcttcctcgtctgGGGAAGGCGTCAAATGGGAGTGGGGGGGCTGCGGAGATGATGTGGAATTCGGTTATGAAAAGTCAAAACAGTTTATGGACGCCAAAAGGAGAAGGGGCAAGAGTGACATCAGAACGCTGATTGACCTGCACAACAACGAGGCTGGGAGGCTG GCAGTGAAGCTCTACATGCGGACTGAGTGCAAGTGCCACGGACTGTCGGGCTCGTGCACGTTGCGCACTTGCTGGAAAAAGATGCCTCATTTCCGTGAGGTGGGCGACCGCCTGCTGGAGCGCTTCAACGGCGCTTCCAAGGTGATGGGCGGCAACGACGGCAAGACCCTGATCCCCGTTGGCCAGAACATAAAGCCGCCGGACAAGCAGGACCTGATCTACTCGGACGAGTCCCCCGACTTCTGCCTCGCGAACCGCAAAACGGGTTCCCTGGGAACGAGGGGCCGCATGTGCAACAGCACAGCGATGGACATAAGCGGCTGCGATTTGCTGTGCTGCGAGCGGGGCTACCGGGAGGAAACCGTGGTGTTTGAGGAGAACTGCCTGTGCCGTTTCCACTGGTGTTGTGTCGTCCAGTGCAAGAAGTGCTTGGTCCGAAAAGAGCTTAGTCTGTGTCACTGA
- the LOC125017139 gene encoding FAST kinase domain-containing protein 3, mitochondrial-like has translation MKSLVCISSSVRAACQHASACFTLNRGLILCNSVGRCPNASKTIVVQPRVTGMRCIQTTRGAAVQLASAGPLHTPVPMPGKRLDEVTTYHTGTLLKPARAAPKISPYAPYSNPRSNAAARVNIQSLFDEDVVPELCSRLAGYPSNDRAEGLAILLGACVEVGLEAHSPPAFRLMNECVELLSSRDVGVAQLCLLGKVACALEGPQSCVVKEVLDCIDVAVEEGGVSPCDAATVYSLLTLIYEPDNLQQRLILSALHRRTQRLIHRLTASQVIDILQSLVKLQQRQAILLVLRLSHRASRVFKALSDDEIIKLLSALMTLGQHDNELLAAMEKYLPARLGECDPELNSTIMEYCLQMRCRSEPVFEAVAENFAFNGEKHTTLQIAKQIVAMGRLNYLPQCSSQMFKKLESILSTRFSEFQPRSLIDMLHACIHLERFPLNYIHKIFSPHFLQKIHAQKEPMDKNTLGQLTQLHLSTTLECKHYGGPKLPFFPYLKRFSSMDQAFETPMENLMYKQVKGPLIQLLGGKLFSTRTSAHIGYTIDVEICLDEDGFVLPLSEWEHISKRIALCLDGQNRFCSNTHNLLGKEATKRRHLRSIGYEVVQIPYFEFEKLRTSKEQVQYLQDKIFPTITKLSHQS, from the exons ATGAAGTCCCTCGTTTGTATCTCTTCGTCCGTCAGGGCCGCATGTCAGCATGCCTCGGCGTGTTTTACTCTTAATCGTGGCCTTATCCTTTGTAATTCGGTGGGCAGATGCCCGAATGCCAGCAAAACTATAGTTGTGCAACCGCGCGTAACCGGTATGCGCTGTATCCAAACAACGCGCGGCGCAGCGGTCCAGTTGGCGAGCGCTGGCCCTCTCCACACTCCCGTGCCCATGCCAGGAAAAAGACTGGATGAAGTGACCACGTACCACACTGGAACGCTACTGAAGCCAGCAAGAGCAGCCCCAAAAATCTCTCCCTACGCTCCGTATTCCAACCCACGGAGCAATGCAGCTGCACGAGTCAACATCCAGTCTCTGTTTGATGAGGATGTTGTCCCCGAGCTGTGCTCCAGGCTGGCAGGCTACCCCAGCAATGACAGGGCAGAGGGACTGGCCATTTTACTTGGCGCATGTGTGGAGGTTGGCTTGGAAGCCCACAGCCCCCCGGCCTTCAGACTGATGAATGAGTGTGTTGAGCTCCTGTCCAGCAGGGACGTCGGGGTGGCACAGCTCTGCCTCCTGGGTAAGGTGGCGTGCGCCCTGGAAGGTCCCCAGTCATGCGTGGTGAAAGAGGTCCTGGACTGTATCGATGTGGCTGTAGAGGAGGGCGGTGTCTCTCCCTGCGATGCTGCCACCGTCTACTCCCTGCTGACCCTGATTTACGAGCCAGACAACCTGCAGCAGCGGCTGATTCTGTCTGCTttacacagacgcacacaaaggCTGATCCACCGGCTGACGGCCAGTCAAGTCATTGACATTCTGCAGTCTCTGGTGAAGTTACAGCAGAGACAG GCTATTTTGTTGGTGTTGAGGCTCAGTCACAGGGCATCACGGGTCTTCAAAGCTTTAAGCGATGATGAAATCATTAAGTTACTCTCTGCCCTAATGACTTTGGGACAGCATGACAATGAGCTCCTGGCTGCTATGGAGAAATACCTGCCAG cgAGGCTGGGCGAGTGCGATCCAGAGTTGAACAGCACCATCATGGAGTACTGTCTGCAAATGAGGTGTCGCTCCGAGCCAGTCTTTGAAGCCGTGGCTGAAAACTTTGCATTCAATGGAGAGAAGCACACTACCCTTCAGATAGCTAAACAGATAGTTGCCATGGGGAGACTCAACTACCTGCCGCAG TGCTCCAGTCAGATGTTTAAAAAGTTGGAGAGCATTTTGTCAACGAGGTTTTCCGAATTTCAGCCTCGCTCGCTGATAGATATGTTGCACGCCTGCATCCACCTGGAACGCTTCCCGCTCAACTACATACATAAAATCTTCAGCCCTCACTTCCTACAGAAGATTCATG CACAAAAGGAGCCGATGGACAAGAACACACTGGGACAACTGACACAGCTCCATCTCTCCACCACATTAGAGTGCAAACACTACGGG GGTCCAAAACTGCCCTTCTTCCCTTACCTGAAGAGGTTTTCCTCTATGGACCAAGCCTTTGAGACCCCTATGGAGAATCTGATGTACAAACAGGTCAAAGGGCCACTTATACAGCTGCTGGGGGGAAAACTGTTCTCCACCAGGACCTCAGCTCACATTGGATACACTATAG ATGTGGAGATATGCTTGGATGAGGATGGATTTGTTCTGCCTCTGTCTGAGTGGGAGCACATTAGCAAAAG AATTGCACTGTGTCTGGATGGACAGAACCGTTTCTGCAGCAACACACATAACCTGCTGGGCAAGGAAGCCACTAAGAGGAGACATCTCCGCAGCATCGGCTATGAGGTGGTGCAG ATTCCTTATTTTGAATTTGAGAAGCTGAGAACTTCAAAGGAACAGGTCCAATATCTGCAAGACAAGATCTTTCCCACCATCACAAAGTTGAGTCATCAGTCTTAG